The Lycium ferocissimum isolate CSIRO_LF1 chromosome 10, AGI_CSIRO_Lferr_CH_V1, whole genome shotgun sequence genome window below encodes:
- the LOC132033441 gene encoding cytochrome P450 81Q32-like, whose translation MNISMEFSSIYLAIPMFLALYILTQHVLHKLQKLPPCPFPNLPIIGHLYLLKNPMHKNLSKLSKKHGPVLFLQFGSRKVLIVASPSAAEECLSKNDIIFANRPRLIAGKHFGQNYTSLAWSSYSDHWRNLRRIASTQLLSSYRVQTLSVFRTDEVHLMIQHLIQKCKNNDSYQKVDMRGMLFEVTFNSITRMLAGKRFCGERVVDSEEATTFQEIVGELVKVLAKSSKQEFLPFFRWFSLEGIEKMCENAQRKRDVFVQNWIEGFRQMRSNKIEANKENRERTMIEILLSLQETDPEYYTDEMIRGLMMTLLTAASNTSADTMEWTMAHFLNNPEILEKARAEINNVVGQQHLIDESDVSQLHYLKSTIMETLRMHPVVPLLLPHESSKDCTIGGFHVPRGTLLLVNVWAIHNDEKIWGDPEVFRPERFEHMEMGKDNGNQFKWLPFGSGRRGCPGENLAMRMIALALGSLIQCFEWERNGDEKEDMIESGGFTAPKVRPLVANFRPRQTIVPLLSQT comes from the exons ATGAATATCTCAATGGAATTCTCTTCCATTTACTTAGCTATTCCTATGTTTCTAGCACTGTATATCTTAACTCAACATGTCCTTCACAAGCTCCAAAAACTTCCACCATGTCCATTTCCAAATCTTCCAATAATTGGTCATCTTTACTTACTGAAAAATCCCATGCACAAGAATCTCTCAAAGCTCTCGAAAAAACACGGTCCAGTACTCTTTCTCCAGTTTGGCTCCCGAAAAGTCCTTATCGTTGCTTCTCCATCAGCAGCCGAAGAATGTCTATCCAAAAATGACATTATTTTTGCAAATCGTCCTCGGCTTATTGCTGGAAAACACTTTGGTCAAAACTACACTAGCCTTGCCTGGTCATCCTACAGTGACCATTGGCGAAACCTTAGACGTATAGCTTCTACTCAACTCTTATCATCATATCGCGTGCAAACTTTATCCGTTTTTAGAACTGATGAAGTTCATCTGATGATCCAACATCTAATTCAGAAGTGCAAGAACAATGATTCATATCAGAAGGTGGATATGAGGGGCATGTTGTTTGAGGTAACGTTCAATTCCATTACGAGGATGCTTGCTGGTAAAAGATTTTGCGGAGAAAGAGTTGTGGACTCCGAGGAAGCAACAACGTTTCAGGAGATTGTCGGAGAGCTAGTGAAAGTACTTGCAAAGTCAAGCAAACAGGAGTTCTTGCCATTCTTTCGTTGGTTTTCGTTGGAGGGGATTGAAAAGATGTGCGAAAATGCGCAGAGGAAAAGGGACGTTTTCGTGCAAAATTGGATAGAAGGATTTCGACAGATGAGGTCTAATAAGATAGAGGCAAATAAAGAAAACAGAGAGAGAACCATGATAGAGATCTTGCTATCACTACAAGAAACAGATCCTGAGTACTATACAGATGAAATGATCAGGGGCCTTATGATG ACACTTTTAACAGCTGCAAGTAACACCTCAGCAGATACAATGGAGTGGACAATGGCACATTTCCTAAACAACCCAGAAATCCTAGAAAAGGCAAGGGCTGAAATTAACAACGTTGTTGGACAACAACATTTGATCGATGAATCAGATGTCTCTCAGCTACATTACCTCAAGTCAACCATCATGGAGACACTAAGGATGCACCCAGTAGTCCCATTGCTCCTGCCACACGAATCATCCAAAGATTGCACGATCGGAGGTTTTCATGTCCCGCGAGGTACCCTGTTACTAGTGAATGTGTGGGCAATACACAACGATGAAAAGATTTGGGGTGATCCAGAAGTATTTAGGCCAGAAAGATTTGAACATATGGAGATGGGAAAAGACAATGGAAATCAGTTCAAGTGGTTGCCTTTTGGATCAGGGAGAAGGGGATGTCCTGGTGAAAACTTAGCCATGCGTATGATCGCGTTGGCACTGGGATCACTTATTCAGTGCTTTGAATGGGAAAGAAATGGTGATGAGAAAGAAGACATGATCGAATCGGGTGGTTTCACTGCACCTAAAGTTCGACCTTTGGTGGCTAATTTTCGTCCTCGACAAACAATTGTGCCTCTTCTTTCTCAAACTTGA